From a region of the Halomonas sp. HL-93 genome:
- a CDS encoding ABC transporter ATP-binding protein, with translation MATLQLNNITKRFGDTEVIKGIDLDVNDREFVVFVGPSGCGKSTLMRMIAGLENATDGDILIDGQRMNEVGPADRGLAMVFQSYALYPHMTVEDNMGFSMRLAKVPKEQRRAKVLEAAKILQLEPLLDRKPKALSGGQRQRVAIGRAIVRNPSIFLFDEPLSNLDAALRVQMRIELARLHDELDATMIYVTHDQIEAMTMADKIVVLRDGVVEQVGSPMALYHHPQNRFVAGFIGSPKMNFLDVTLVDVTPSGVSIRMPGGGERQVPVDGQHLSNDAALELGIRPEHLVLDEQGPLVGQIQVLERLGGQTSLYVKTDEQLITIMADGDVAYRVNDTVRFGFAPERAHLFDADGMALPSLQQHPLAGLTRGDNRANGEDASPEASA, from the coding sequence ATGGCAACCTTACAACTGAATAATATTACCAAGCGCTTTGGCGACACCGAGGTCATCAAAGGCATTGATTTGGACGTCAATGACCGCGAGTTTGTGGTGTTTGTTGGTCCTTCCGGGTGTGGTAAGTCCACCTTGATGCGCATGATTGCCGGTCTGGAAAACGCCACAGACGGCGATATCTTGATCGACGGCCAGCGGATGAACGAAGTGGGCCCCGCTGATCGCGGCCTCGCCATGGTGTTCCAGAGCTACGCGCTTTACCCGCACATGACGGTGGAAGACAACATGGGCTTTAGCATGCGCCTGGCAAAGGTGCCTAAAGAGCAGCGCCGGGCCAAAGTGCTGGAAGCCGCCAAAATTCTGCAGCTTGAGCCGCTGCTCGACCGCAAGCCCAAAGCGCTTTCCGGCGGCCAGCGCCAGCGCGTGGCTATTGGCCGCGCGATTGTCCGCAACCCGAGTATTTTCCTGTTCGATGAGCCGCTTTCCAACCTGGATGCGGCGCTGCGCGTGCAGATGCGCATTGAGCTTGCGCGCCTGCACGACGAACTCGACGCCACGATGATCTACGTGACCCACGACCAGATCGAAGCCATGACCATGGCGGATAAAATCGTCGTGCTGCGCGATGGGGTGGTCGAGCAGGTGGGCTCGCCCATGGCGCTATATCACCATCCCCAAAACCGGTTCGTGGCGGGCTTTATCGGTTCGCCCAAGATGAACTTTCTTGACGTCACGCTGGTTGACGTTACGCCTAGCGGGGTGAGTATTCGGATGCCTGGCGGCGGCGAGCGCCAAGTGCCGGTAGACGGTCAGCACCTGAGTAACGACGCCGCCCTGGAGCTGGGTATCCGGCCCGAGCACCTGGTGCTTGACGAGCAAGGGCCGTTGGTCGGGCAAATACAGGTGCTGGAGCGTCTAGGCGGCCAAACCTCGCTCTACGTCAAGACGGACGAACAGCTCATCACCATCATGGCCGATGGCGATGTGGCGTACCGGGTTAACGATACGGTGCGCTTTGGCTTTGCCCCCGAGCGAGCGCACCTGTTTGACGCTGACGGTATGGCCCTGCCGAGTCTGCAGCAGCATCCGCTGGCTGGGCTCACACGCGGGGACAATCGCGCCAACGGTGAAGACGCCTCTCCCGAGGCGTCCGCATGA
- a CDS encoding HAD family hydrolase, translating to MTALIFDCDGVLVDSEALAEGTLAEHLSRWLPDIDIEQSLGQALGMTTANILRHAEQLSVYPLPVNAAERVDTAIEARLARELTAIDGAEVAVRAVTLPKAVVSNSRRCRVLASLSGTGLDAALGDVPIFTAEQVEHPKPDPALYQLAATTLGEAPSNCLVVEDSVAGVTAATAAGMWVIGFVGASHVDDGQSERLRQAGAWRILSHMQGLNDLVNEWQGLISVGDRHEANQ from the coding sequence ATGACGGCGCTTATTTTCGACTGCGATGGCGTGCTGGTCGATAGCGAAGCCTTGGCCGAGGGCACCTTGGCGGAACATCTGAGCCGCTGGCTGCCGGACATTGATATTGAGCAGTCGCTTGGCCAGGCATTGGGCATGACCACTGCCAATATTCTGCGCCACGCCGAACAGTTAAGCGTCTACCCGTTACCCGTCAATGCCGCGGAGCGGGTCGACACCGCCATCGAGGCGAGGTTGGCCCGCGAACTAACCGCGATTGATGGTGCCGAGGTGGCGGTGCGGGCGGTGACGCTGCCCAAGGCGGTGGTTTCCAACAGTCGTCGCTGTCGGGTGCTGGCCTCGCTGTCGGGTACTGGGCTGGACGCTGCCCTCGGTGATGTGCCGATTTTTACCGCGGAGCAAGTGGAACATCCCAAGCCAGATCCCGCGCTTTATCAGTTGGCGGCCACCACACTGGGCGAAGCCCCCAGTAACTGTCTAGTGGTCGAAGACAGCGTGGCGGGCGTCACGGCGGCCACTGCAGCAGGCATGTGGGTGATTGGGTTTGTGGGCGCCAGTCATGTGGATGACGGGCAGTCGGAGCGGCTTCGTCAGGCGGGTGCCTGGCGCATCTTGTCTCATATGCAGGGGCTAAATGACCTGGTTAATGAATGGCAAGGTCTTATCAGTGTGGGAGATAGACATGAAGCTAACCAATAA
- a CDS encoding L-iditol 2-dehydrogenase: protein MKLTNNVAVVTGGAKGIGLAIAQRYLAEGARVVVADIDTAAIDEAVSLLRQDVDAERVLGVELNVCDAASIDAMVVKVRERMGRIDILVNNAAVFDMAPVLEVTEASFDKQFAVNTKGMFFTLQAVAKAMVDQGQGGKIINMASQAGRRGEALVSVYCASKAAVISLTQSCGLDLIKHGINVNGIAPGVVDTPMWKDVDALFARYENRPLGEKKRLVGEAVPFGRMGLPEDHTGAAVFLASQDSDYVVAQTLNVDGGNWMS, encoded by the coding sequence ATGAAGCTAACCAATAACGTCGCCGTAGTGACCGGTGGGGCAAAAGGCATCGGGCTGGCAATCGCCCAGCGTTACCTGGCCGAAGGGGCCCGCGTGGTCGTCGCCGATATCGACACGGCGGCGATCGATGAGGCGGTTAGCCTGCTGCGTCAGGACGTGGACGCTGAGCGAGTACTGGGCGTTGAGCTGAATGTCTGCGATGCAGCGTCGATAGACGCGATGGTGGTAAAGGTTCGCGAGCGTATGGGGCGTATCGATATTTTGGTGAACAACGCGGCGGTGTTTGATATGGCGCCGGTGCTTGAAGTCACCGAGGCGAGCTTCGATAAGCAATTCGCCGTTAACACCAAAGGTATGTTTTTCACCCTGCAGGCGGTCGCCAAGGCCATGGTCGATCAGGGGCAGGGTGGCAAAATCATCAATATGGCCTCCCAGGCGGGGCGGCGGGGCGAAGCGCTGGTAAGCGTTTACTGCGCCAGCAAAGCGGCGGTGATCAGCCTTACCCAGTCCTGCGGGCTGGATTTGATCAAGCACGGTATCAACGTCAACGGTATTGCGCCCGGCGTGGTCGATACGCCGATGTGGAAAGACGTCGATGCCCTGTTTGCCCGCTATGAAAACCGTCCGCTAGGCGAGAAAAAACGCCTGGTTGGCGAGGCCGTGCCGTTTGGCCGCATGGGATTACCGGAAGACCATACCGGGGCGGCGGTTTTCCTGGCCAGCCAGGACAGTGACTACGTGGTCGCCCAGACGCTTAATGTCGATGGCGGCAATTGGATGAGTTGA
- a CDS encoding nucleoside/nucleotide kinase family protein — protein MTTDLDTLSRQIIQAATDLPRYMVALAGPPGAGKSYRSEQLCAAINRQAPGQAGVVPMDGYHFDNAVIGESQLPLKGAPHTFDVDGLRVDLERIRCADRPVAVPVFDRPLDLARAGGRLITTEQRIVIVEGNYLLLDRPGWRDLRPLFDWTLMLDVEDDVLVQRLVARWLAMGQDRAGALERTHQKDMLNAQLVKTCSFSPDQYWR, from the coding sequence ATGACGACTGATCTTGACACCCTGAGCCGCCAGATTATTCAGGCGGCCACCGACCTGCCGCGCTACATGGTGGCGCTGGCAGGCCCGCCGGGGGCGGGCAAGTCCTATCGCAGCGAGCAGCTTTGCGCGGCAATCAATCGCCAGGCGCCGGGGCAGGCCGGGGTGGTGCCGATGGACGGTTACCACTTCGATAACGCCGTGATCGGCGAGTCGCAGCTGCCGCTCAAGGGCGCGCCGCATACCTTCGACGTGGATGGCCTGCGCGTGGATCTGGAGCGCATCCGCTGCGCCGACAGGCCGGTTGCGGTGCCGGTCTTCGACCGTCCGCTGGACCTGGCGCGGGCCGGTGGACGGCTGATCACCACCGAGCAGCGCATCGTGATTGTCGAGGGCAACTACTTGTTGCTCGACCGCCCCGGGTGGCGTGACCTGCGGCCCTTGTTTGATTGGACGCTGATGCTCGACGTTGAAGACGACGTCCTCGTCCAACGCTTGGTGGCCCGCTGGTTGGCCATGGGCCAAGACCGCGCTGGGGCCCTGGAGCGCACCCATCAAAAAGACATGCTCAACGCCCAACTGGTGAAAACGTGCAGTTTTTCACCGGATCAGTATTGGCGTTAG
- a CDS encoding mannitol dehydrogenase family protein — protein MTQLNNHNVGTLGSPIATPDYDRSAVTPGIVHIGVGGFHRAHQAMYLDGLMNQGEALDWGIVGVGVMPGDKRMQQALAAQDHLYTLVVKHPDGQYEPRVIGSMVDYLFAPEATEAVIEQMADPAIRIVSLTVTEGGYNFHPVTGEFDLDNPQIRDDLANPTQPSSSFGLVVEALVRRRERGIAPFTVMSCDNIQSNGDVAKRMFSAYAQARDPALGAWLADEVAFPNAMVDRITPVTSETDISELAAHFGIDDAWPVVCEPFTQWVLEDHFPLGRPAFDKVGVQIVDDVEPYELMKLRLLNASHQALTYFGYLAGYRYAHEVCQDPLFVDFLLGYMREEGSPTLSPVPGVDLEDYRMTLIERFANPQIKDTLARLCAESSDRIPKWLVPVIRQQLAQGGEIRRSAAVVASWARYAEGRDEQGEPIDIVDRLKTSLMEIAAQNRTRPTAFVENRELFGDLADQPRFLAAYLAALASLHDRGARATLEDLVSSKGIK, from the coding sequence ATGACCCAACTCAATAATCACAATGTGGGCACACTAGGCTCCCCCATTGCCACCCCCGACTATGACCGCAGCGCCGTCACCCCCGGCATCGTGCATATTGGTGTCGGCGGCTTTCACCGTGCCCACCAGGCCATGTACCTGGACGGCCTGATGAACCAGGGCGAAGCGCTGGACTGGGGCATCGTCGGGGTCGGCGTCATGCCCGGCGACAAGCGCATGCAGCAGGCGTTGGCCGCGCAGGATCATCTTTACACGCTGGTCGTCAAACACCCTGACGGCCAGTATGAGCCGCGGGTGATTGGCAGCATGGTCGACTACCTGTTTGCGCCGGAGGCTACCGAGGCGGTGATCGAGCAAATGGCCGACCCGGCGATTCGTATCGTGTCGTTGACGGTTACCGAAGGCGGCTACAATTTCCATCCAGTGACCGGCGAATTTGACCTGGATAATCCTCAAATACGCGACGATTTGGCGAATCCTACCCAGCCCTCGTCCAGCTTTGGCTTGGTGGTAGAAGCATTGGTTCGTCGTCGGGAGCGCGGTATCGCGCCTTTCACGGTGATGTCCTGCGACAACATACAAAGCAACGGCGATGTGGCCAAGCGGATGTTCAGTGCCTATGCCCAGGCCCGTGATCCGGCGCTGGGCGCCTGGCTGGCCGACGAAGTGGCGTTCCCCAATGCCATGGTGGATCGCATTACCCCAGTCACGTCTGAGACGGATATCAGCGAACTGGCGGCGCATTTCGGTATCGATGACGCCTGGCCGGTGGTATGCGAGCCGTTTACGCAGTGGGTGCTGGAAGACCACTTCCCGCTTGGTCGCCCGGCGTTTGATAAAGTGGGCGTTCAAATCGTGGATGACGTTGAACCCTACGAGCTCATGAAGCTGCGGCTGCTCAACGCCAGCCACCAGGCGCTCACCTACTTTGGCTATCTGGCCGGTTACCGTTACGCTCATGAGGTGTGTCAGGACCCGCTGTTCGTGGATTTCTTGCTCGGCTACATGCGCGAAGAGGGCTCGCCTACGCTTTCGCCGGTACCCGGCGTTGATCTTGAGGACTACCGGATGACGCTGATTGAGCGGTTTGCCAATCCGCAGATCAAGGACACCCTGGCCCGGCTGTGCGCGGAAAGCTCCGACCGGATCCCCAAGTGGCTGGTGCCGGTGATTCGTCAGCAGTTGGCGCAGGGCGGCGAAATCCGCCGCAGCGCCGCGGTGGTGGCCAGCTGGGCCCGCTACGCCGAAGGCCGGGACGAGCAGGGTGAGCCCATCGACATCGTCGATCGCCTGAAAACCTCGCTGATGGAGATTGCCGCCCAGAACCGCACTCGGCCTACGGCGTTCGTCGAAAATCGCGAGCTGTTCGGCGATCTGGCCGACCAGCCGCGCTTCCTGGCGGCCTATCTGGCGGCGCTTGCATCGCTGCACGATCGCGGCGCACGCGCTACGCTTGAGGATCTGGTCTCGTCCAAAGGAATTAAGTGA
- the xylB gene encoding xylulokinase, with translation MYIGVDCGTQSTKVVVVDVEQGLIRGEASRPHHLDEGEHGRREQAPSEWLSALKGAFFEALERAGVDAGQVRGIGVSGQQHGMVALDADGVPVYPAKLWCDTETSAHNSDLVARLGGEAGCLEKLGLVLQTGYTASKVAWLRDHHPDAYARIDSLLLPHDYLNFWLTGNRVTEAGDASGTGYFDTLRRRWRLDVFAEIAPELDPKRVLPRLLEAHEPAGVVQSAVAAELGLSDNVVVSSGGGDNMLGAIGTGNITPGLITLSLGTSGTVCAYSPAPVVLDNAMVANFCSSTGGWLPLICTMNVTSATTRVRELFGLDLDAFGQRVASAPIGAEGVTVLPFFNGERVPMLPEASADFLGLTSLNTTQANLCRAVMEGATFGLRYGLELLGDLTAGASQIRLIGGGAKSAVWRQMVADITDTQVICPEITDAAALGGALQAAWCDQRASGVTLEALCERLVTLDAHSQADPDPARVAAYQTAYARYCSALQQRHGHTD, from the coding sequence ATGTATATCGGCGTCGATTGTGGCACGCAAAGTACCAAAGTGGTGGTGGTAGATGTAGAGCAAGGCCTGATCCGCGGCGAGGCTAGCCGTCCTCACCATCTCGACGAAGGCGAGCACGGCCGCCGCGAGCAGGCCCCAAGCGAATGGTTGTCCGCCCTGAAGGGCGCCTTCTTTGAAGCCCTGGAGCGCGCGGGTGTCGACGCCGGGCAGGTGCGCGGTATCGGGGTTTCTGGCCAGCAGCACGGCATGGTGGCGCTGGACGCTGACGGTGTGCCGGTGTATCCGGCCAAGCTATGGTGCGATACCGAAACCAGCGCTCACAATAGCGATCTTGTCGCCCGCCTGGGCGGTGAAGCCGGCTGCCTGGAGAAGCTCGGCCTGGTGCTGCAGACCGGCTATACCGCCTCCAAGGTGGCATGGCTGCGCGATCACCACCCCGATGCCTACGCGCGTATTGACAGCCTGTTGCTGCCTCACGATTACCTCAATTTCTGGCTGACCGGCAACCGCGTGACCGAGGCAGGCGATGCGTCCGGCACCGGCTACTTCGACACCCTGAGGCGCCGTTGGCGGCTGGATGTGTTCGCCGAAATCGCCCCCGAGCTGGACCCGAAGCGTGTGCTGCCGCGACTGCTCGAGGCCCATGAGCCCGCCGGCGTGGTGCAAAGCGCTGTGGCTGCTGAACTGGGGTTATCTGATAACGTCGTGGTGTCCTCCGGCGGCGGGGACAATATGCTGGGGGCGATTGGCACCGGCAATATTACCCCGGGGCTGATTACGTTAAGCTTGGGGACATCGGGCACGGTGTGTGCGTATTCGCCTGCGCCGGTGGTCCTCGACAATGCCATGGTCGCCAATTTCTGCTCGAGCACCGGCGGGTGGCTGCCGTTGATCTGCACCATGAACGTCACCTCGGCGACTACCCGGGTGCGCGAGCTGTTTGGTCTGGATCTAGACGCCTTTGGCCAGCGCGTGGCGAGTGCGCCCATCGGCGCGGAAGGCGTGACCGTGCTGCCGTTTTTCAACGGCGAGCGGGTACCCATGCTGCCGGAAGCCTCGGCGGATTTCCTCGGCCTGACCAGCCTCAATACCACCCAGGCCAATCTATGCCGGGCGGTGATGGAAGGGGCGACATTCGGGCTGCGCTATGGCCTTGAGCTGCTCGGGGATCTGACCGCCGGCGCCAGCCAGATTCGCCTGATTGGCGGCGGCGCCAAGAGCGCGGTGTGGCGCCAGATGGTGGCGGATATAACCGATACCCAGGTGATCTGCCCCGAAATTACCGATGCCGCCGCGCTGGGCGGGGCCCTCCAGGCAGCGTGGTGCGACCAGCGCGCGTCAGGCGTTACCCTGGAAGCGCTATGTGAACGGCTGGTAACCTTGGATGCCCACTCCCAGGCGGACCCAGACCCAGCGCGGGTGGCAGCTTACCAGACGGCGTATGCGCGTTATTGCAGTGCGCTTCAACAGCGCCACGGCCACACTGATTAA
- the tal gene encoding transaldolase, whose translation MADQLQQLKQHSLVVADTGDLEAIRRYQPQDATTNPSLLLKAFSLPGYQAMIDEELSQVKAAGGGREQQLPHAVDRLAVAVGSEIAAVVPGRVSTEVAARLSFDTQASIAKAHELIELYQARGVGRDRVLIKLASTWEGIRAAEVLEREGIQCNLTLLFSDAQAQACFDAGVFLISPFVGRVTDWYKNATGKEYAPQDDPGVLFVRGVCERASQGGYDTVVMGASFRTTGQVLALAGCPRLTISPALLEELASAEGQVTPQIAAPTGSGQPFPALNEADFRWGHNQDAMANDKLAEGIRRFHDDQLELETLINQRLG comes from the coding sequence ATGGCTGATCAATTACAGCAGTTAAAACAACACTCACTGGTGGTGGCCGATACCGGTGACCTGGAAGCGATTCGCCGCTACCAGCCGCAGGACGCCACCACTAATCCGTCGCTACTGCTCAAGGCGTTCAGTCTGCCGGGCTATCAGGCGATGATCGACGAAGAACTGAGCCAGGTGAAAGCCGCAGGCGGCGGGCGCGAGCAGCAGCTGCCCCACGCCGTGGACCGGTTGGCGGTGGCGGTAGGCAGCGAAATCGCCGCCGTGGTGCCTGGGCGCGTGTCCACCGAAGTGGCTGCCCGGCTGTCGTTCGATACCCAGGCAAGCATCGCCAAGGCCCACGAGCTCATCGAGCTTTATCAAGCCCGGGGCGTTGGCCGCGACCGCGTGCTGATCAAACTGGCGTCCACCTGGGAGGGTATTCGCGCCGCCGAGGTGCTTGAGCGCGAAGGCATTCAGTGCAACCTGACGCTGCTGTTCAGCGACGCCCAGGCCCAGGCCTGCTTTGATGCGGGCGTGTTTCTAATTTCGCCGTTTGTGGGTCGCGTAACGGATTGGTATAAAAACGCCACCGGCAAGGAGTATGCGCCGCAAGACGATCCAGGCGTTTTGTTTGTACGCGGTGTGTGTGAACGTGCCAGCCAGGGCGGCTACGATACTGTAGTGATGGGGGCTAGTTTCCGTACTACCGGCCAGGTGCTGGCGCTGGCGGGCTGCCCCCGTTTGACCATTTCCCCGGCGCTGCTTGAGGAGTTGGCTTCTGCAGAGGGTCAGGTAACGCCTCAGATTGCCGCGCCTACCGGCAGTGGTCAGCCATTCCCCGCCCTGAATGAAGCGGATTTCCGGTGGGGGCACAACCAGGATGCCATGGCCAACGACAAGCTGGCGGAAGGTATTCGTCGCTTCCACGACGACCAGCTTGAGCTGGAAACGCTGATCAATCAGCGGCTGGGGTGA
- a CDS encoding fructosamine kinase family protein: MDSDLGALLETLDLTPKGALTPLSGGDIAVVYQLDTQQGRVVVKHDDVDRLRGEAEALRALSGACSVLIVPQVLGLSEGWLIMEALETSGKRDNAALGEGLKELHSNVGEQHGWHWDNACGRTPQPNAPLNDGRAFQRERRLLPLSDACYQRGLLDKKLFDRIVRQAHALEDWLPDRPASLVHGDLWSGNVLFTSRGPAIIDPAIYRHYPEVDIAMLTLFGSLDDHFYNAYWNGDAPTDWPRREALFQLYPLLNHLLLFGASYRSGVERSVATLEAYQDL, encoded by the coding sequence ATGGACTCAGACCTAGGCGCGTTACTGGAAACACTCGACCTTACACCCAAGGGCGCATTAACACCGCTTAGCGGCGGTGATATTGCCGTTGTCTATCAGCTTGATACCCAACAGGGCCGTGTCGTCGTCAAGCATGACGACGTCGATCGACTGCGTGGCGAAGCTGAGGCGTTGCGCGCATTAAGCGGGGCGTGCTCCGTATTGATTGTCCCCCAGGTGCTAGGCCTTTCCGAGGGCTGGCTGATCATGGAGGCCCTTGAAACGTCTGGCAAACGTGATAATGCCGCGCTGGGTGAGGGCCTGAAAGAGCTCCATTCAAACGTTGGAGAGCAGCATGGCTGGCACTGGGATAATGCCTGCGGCCGTACTCCTCAACCCAATGCGCCGTTGAACGATGGGCGGGCATTTCAGCGCGAACGGCGGCTATTGCCGCTCAGCGATGCCTGCTATCAGCGCGGTTTGCTCGACAAAAAGCTGTTTGATCGCATCGTTCGCCAGGCACATGCGCTGGAAGACTGGCTGCCCGATAGGCCAGCGAGCTTGGTACACGGTGACCTTTGGTCAGGCAATGTGCTGTTCACGTCGCGTGGCCCCGCGATCATCGACCCGGCGATATACCGACACTACCCGGAAGTCGATATTGCCATGTTAACGCTCTTTGGCTCGCTGGATGACCACTTTTATAACGCTTACTGGAACGGCGACGCCCCGACCGATTGGCCGAGGCGTGAAGCACTATTCCAGCTTTACCCGCTGCTTAACCATCTGCTGCTCTTTGGGGCCAGCTACCGCAGCGGGGTGGAGCGCAGCGTTGCTACGCTTGAGGCTTACCAGGATTTGTAA
- the cynS gene encoding cyanase — protein sequence MDKLEMRHTLLAAKARKKMSWDDIASAVGMSPVWVASACYGMNSASPDVAQKICNTLDVESDVADALVTFPTKAWDEAIPQDPFIYRLYEVVGVYGETLKDVVQEQFGDGIMSAIDFTMEVDKVKDPKGDRVLLTLNGKFLPYKSW from the coding sequence ATGGATAAACTTGAAATGCGCCACACTCTGCTTGCTGCCAAAGCACGCAAGAAAATGAGCTGGGACGATATTGCCAGTGCTGTGGGGATGTCGCCGGTATGGGTAGCGTCGGCTTGCTATGGCATGAACAGTGCAAGCCCCGATGTTGCCCAAAAGATCTGCAACACTCTGGACGTTGAAAGCGATGTCGCCGATGCCCTGGTGACATTTCCCACCAAGGCGTGGGATGAAGCGATTCCCCAGGATCCCTTCATTTATCGTCTCTATGAGGTCGTCGGCGTGTACGGCGAGACACTCAAGGATGTGGTGCAGGAGCAGTTTGGCGACGGCATCATGAGCGCCATCGATTTCACCATGGAGGTCGATAAGGTAAAAGACCCCAAAGGCGACCGCGTCCTGCTTACCCTCAACGGCAAGTTCTTGCCTTACAAATCCTGGTAA
- a CDS encoding formate/nitrite transporter family protein: MSYLMPSEFVTKLVDQGESKVYMGTRDTLIRAFMAGATLALAVIFAITIATQTGNFLIGALLFPVGFVMLYLMGYDLLTGVFTLVPIAWLDKRPGVTLPRMLKCWGLVGIGNLAGALFIAIFGYMNFTMGGTEEINEVGLTMMEVGESRTVGYQDAGLAGWIVLFLRGMFCNWMVSMGVVGAAISTTVSGKIMAMWMPIIVFFYLGFEHSVVNMFLFPIGLLMGADFTLYQYIMWNEIPTVLGNLVGGLTLVGLVLYTTHVRTQPKKNLS; encoded by the coding sequence ATGTCGTATCTAATGCCCAGTGAGTTTGTCACTAAGTTGGTAGATCAGGGTGAATCAAAAGTTTATATGGGTACCCGGGATACGCTTATTCGTGCCTTTATGGCGGGAGCTACCCTGGCGTTGGCAGTTATTTTTGCCATCACCATCGCGACACAAACCGGAAACTTTTTGATTGGAGCACTGCTCTTTCCCGTTGGTTTTGTGATGCTCTACCTGATGGGCTATGACCTGCTCACTGGGGTTTTCACATTGGTGCCCATTGCCTGGCTCGATAAACGACCGGGCGTCACCCTGCCCCGTATGTTGAAGTGCTGGGGGCTGGTGGGAATCGGCAACCTTGCCGGTGCCCTGTTCATTGCCATCTTTGGCTACATGAACTTCACCATGGGCGGCACCGAAGAAATCAACGAGGTGGGCCTCACCATGATGGAGGTCGGTGAAAGCCGTACCGTGGGCTACCAGGATGCGGGGCTTGCCGGCTGGATTGTGCTCTTCCTGCGCGGCATGTTCTGTAACTGGATGGTGTCCATGGGCGTTGTAGGTGCAGCCATCTCCACCACGGTATCCGGCAAAATCATGGCCATGTGGATGCCGATCATCGTGTTTTTCTATCTTGGCTTCGAGCATTCCGTGGTCAACATGTTCCTGTTCCCCATTGGCCTGCTAATGGGCGCTGACTTCACGCTGTATCAGTACATCATGTGGAACGAAATCCCCACGGTGCTGGGCAATCTGGTGGGCGGCCTCACACTAGTTGGCCTTGTGCTCTATACCACCCACGTCCGCACCCAGCCCAAGAAAAATTTATCTTGA
- a CDS encoding MipA/OmpV family protein: MWRTAALSTLLMIASGSAMAQWEGSVGAGVFSVPEYLGSDENETRVWPSGSITYGDTFYASVRDGIGFNLLRQGDWEVSPFISYLSGRDNDGELRGLDEVDDGAAVGLRARYSNGPWGLEAATKTPLGGDVDGYAADLKASWRTMLSEQMAFTIGPELTYSSDDWTDDMFGISPAESARSGLAVYRPNDGYFSYGLTSSLSYYLSRDWSVTGLLGVSRLTGDAADSPIVDDVGDETQVMGGALINYHF; the protein is encoded by the coding sequence GTGTGGCGCACGGCAGCGTTATCCACGCTGCTGATGATTGCATCTGGCAGTGCCATGGCGCAGTGGGAAGGCAGCGTGGGCGCCGGGGTGTTTAGCGTACCTGAGTACCTGGGTAGCGATGAAAATGAAACCCGTGTCTGGCCGAGCGGCAGCATCACCTATGGCGATACCTTCTATGCCAGCGTGCGCGACGGTATTGGCTTTAACCTGTTACGCCAGGGAGATTGGGAGGTTTCGCCATTTATCAGTTATCTCTCCGGGCGGGATAATGACGGTGAGCTACGTGGGCTAGACGAGGTGGATGACGGCGCGGCTGTAGGTTTACGCGCTCGCTATTCAAACGGCCCCTGGGGACTAGAAGCAGCTACCAAAACCCCGCTAGGCGGTGATGTGGATGGCTATGCAGCCGACTTGAAGGCAAGCTGGCGCACCATGCTATCTGAGCAAATGGCCTTCACAATTGGTCCTGAACTAACCTACTCAAGCGACGACTGGACCGATGATATGTTCGGTATTTCGCCGGCTGAAAGCGCTCGTTCAGGGCTTGCCGTCTACCGCCCTAACGATGGCTATTTCAGTTATGGACTGACCAGCAGCTTAAGCTACTACCTAAGTCGTGATTGGTCGGTGACAGGGCTGCTGGGCGTCTCCCGTTTAACCGGCGATGCCGCCGATAGCCCGATTGTGGATGACGTGGGCGATGAAACCCAAGTGATGGGTGGCGCGCTGATTAACTATCATTTTTAA